From the genome of Alphaproteobacteria bacterium, one region includes:
- a CDS encoding phage terminase large subunit family protein, protein MTDRAPYQRGMMDAVNEPGVSEVVYMTSSQIGKTEIINNIIGYFAHQDPSPILLIQPTLDMAETWSKDRLAPMIRDTDALTDLFGDPRSRDSNNTLLHKKFPGGHITMAGANSPSSLASRPIRIVLLDEEDRYPHSAGTEGDPGSLAQKRTTTFWNRLLVTASTPTIEDESKIESRYQQSDQRKYYVPCPECDTFQVLCWQQVKFEKDKTEDAVYECEHCKARLKESDKMWMLSHGEWRAEAAFNSIAGFHINELYSPWVKWSEMVASFLKAKRLPETLKVWVNTSLGETWKEATEGIDPSGLLGRKENWGRVAPEGVIVITAGVDVQDDRLEAEVIGWGVGQESWSLQFHVLHGDPAQSKVWEDLTNVLTQTIKTTDGRTLSVAASCVDSGGHQTQRVYEYCKGREYQRIYAIKGANQIGKPLVSKFSKNNKLRVKLFTIGTDTAKQMIYSRLKIHQPGPGYCHFPSDYPEEYFKQLTSERIQTKFVNGHPTRIWVLTKGRRNEALDCRVYGMAALHILNPNLDRLAKEQERERLRKPESQETPETQPANEWMGYEDWNFN, encoded by the coding sequence GTGACAGACCGCGCTCCATATCAGCGTGGGATGATGGATGCGGTAAATGAGCCTGGTGTTTCCGAGGTGGTCTACATGACCAGCTCGCAGATCGGTAAAACTGAGATTATCAATAACATCATCGGGTATTTTGCTCACCAAGACCCATCGCCGATATTGCTGATTCAGCCCACGCTGGATATGGCGGAAACATGGAGCAAAGATCGCCTTGCACCAATGATACGCGATACCGATGCGCTGACAGATCTGTTTGGTGATCCGCGCAGCCGCGACAGCAACAACACGCTGCTGCATAAGAAATTCCCTGGTGGGCATATCACCATGGCGGGGGCAAACAGTCCATCCTCACTGGCATCACGTCCTATTCGGATTGTGTTGCTGGATGAAGAAGACCGCTACCCGCACTCGGCAGGCACGGAAGGTGATCCTGGCAGCTTGGCGCAGAAGCGTACCACTACCTTTTGGAATCGGTTGCTGGTGACCGCCAGCACGCCAACGATTGAAGACGAAAGCAAGATTGAGTCCCGCTATCAGCAAAGCGATCAGCGCAAATACTACGTGCCTTGCCCTGAGTGCGACACGTTTCAGGTGCTTTGCTGGCAGCAGGTTAAATTTGAAAAAGATAAAACAGAGGATGCGGTTTACGAATGCGAACACTGCAAAGCACGCTTAAAGGAAAGCGACAAAATGTGGATGCTTTCTCACGGAGAATGGCGTGCAGAAGCGGCATTTAACAGCATTGCCGGATTCCATATCAACGAGCTGTATAGCCCATGGGTTAAATGGTCGGAGATGGTGGCAAGTTTCCTCAAAGCCAAACGTCTGCCGGAAACGCTCAAGGTTTGGGTTAATACCTCGCTGGGCGAGACATGGAAGGAAGCAACCGAAGGGATAGACCCATCGGGATTGCTGGGGCGTAAGGAAAATTGGGGCCGCGTAGCTCCCGAAGGTGTGATCGTCATTACTGCAGGCGTGGACGTGCAGGATGATCGGCTGGAAGCGGAAGTAATTGGCTGGGGCGTTGGTCAGGAAAGCTGGTCACTGCAATTTCATGTGCTGCATGGCGACCCCGCGCAAAGCAAAGTATGGGAGGATTTAACCAATGTGCTTACGCAAACGATTAAAACAACGGATGGGCGCACTTTATCGGTGGCTGCATCGTGCGTGGATAGCGGTGGTCACCAGACTCAGCGCGTTTATGAATATTGTAAAGGCCGCGAGTATCAACGCATTTACGCGATTAAGGGTGCGAATCAAATCGGCAAGCCGCTGGTTAGCAAATTTAGTAAAAACAACAAACTCAGAGTCAAACTCTTCACCATCGGAACGGACACGGCAAAACAAATGATCTATTCGCGGCTGAAGATTCATCAGCCAGGGCCAGGTTATTGCCATTTCCCTTCGGATTATCCTGAAGAGTATTTCAAGCAGCTTACATCTGAGCGCATTCAGACCAAATTTGTAAACGGTCATCCTACCCGCATCTGGGTGCTGACCAAAGGTCGCCGCAACGAGGCACTGGACTGCCGCGTCTATGGCATGGCTGCGCTGCATATTTTGAACCCGAATCTGGATCGCCTTGCCAAAGAGCAAGAGCGTGAGCGTTTGCGGAAACCGGAAAGCCAGGAAACACCAGAAACACAGCCTGCCAATGAATGGATGGGCTACGAAGATTGGAACTTTAACTAA
- the dcm gene encoding DNA (cytosine-5-)-methyltransferase produces MMKTKLTVLDLFSGIGGFSLGLERAGFDTIAFCEIEPFCRNVLCKHWPHVPIAQDIRQLRYENGRLYDAERVIYEGRIDLICGGFPCQPFSVAGRKKGTKDDRDLWPEMFRLIQQTQPSWIIGENVAHFINMAFTRTKTDLESKGYTVQPFVIPACAIGAPHRRDRVWVIAHHNSSTTQQTRCGSGVGSKESAALQTPRQSGERQTVLDNRCTSLSGTDTADTNHQRCQGSQCKTLSGKQRKSWKSSGSYQGWQDGWPVSAPRVCGVDDGIPNRTHRLKALGNAVVPQIPEIIGQAIINSIKD; encoded by the coding sequence ATGATGAAAACGAAACTGACCGTGCTGGATTTATTCTCTGGCATCGGCGGTTTCTCTCTTGGATTGGAGCGTGCTGGTTTCGATACGATTGCTTTTTGTGAAATTGAACCATTTTGCCGGAATGTTCTGTGCAAGCACTGGCCGCATGTGCCGATTGCTCAGGACATTCGCCAACTACGATATGAAAACGGAAGATTATATGATGCAGAGCGAGTTATTTACGAAGGCAGAATCGACCTCATCTGCGGAGGATTCCCCTGTCAGCCATTTTCCGTTGCCGGACGAAAAAAAGGAACGAAAGATGACCGCGACCTCTGGCCGGAAATGTTTCGGCTTATACAGCAAACACAGCCCTCTTGGATCATTGGTGAAAACGTTGCTCACTTCATCAATATGGCATTCACCCGTACGAAAACTGACCTGGAAAGCAAAGGCTACACCGTGCAGCCATTTGTTATTCCAGCTTGTGCCATCGGCGCACCCCATCGGAGAGACAGAGTTTGGGTTATTGCCCACCATAACAGCAGTACAACGCAGCAGACCAGATGTGGTTCGGGAGTTGGCAGCAAAGAATCAGCCGCTTTACAAACGCCGCGACAAAGCGGGGAACGGCAGACAGTTCTCGATAACAGATGCACTTCTCTATCAGGAACTGATACTGCCGACACCAACCACCAGCGATGCCAAGGGAGCCAGTGCAAAACGCTATCGGGGAAGCAAAGAAAGTCATGGAAATCTTCGGGAAGTTATCAGGGATGGCAAGATGGATGGCCAGTATCCGCACCCAGAGTTTGTGGAGTGGATGATGGGATACCCAATCGGACACACCGACTTAAAGCACTCGGAAACGCCGTAGTGCCACAAATTCCCGAAATCATCGGACAAGCAATTATCAACTCAATCAAGGACTGA
- a CDS encoding phage portal protein → MTNIIDKTIEVISPEAALRRDTARKVLKAQRAYEAAQPSRLRKTKTDPGSGDAIVERAGESLRLQARHLDENHDLASGVLDCLVNNVVGRGINIEPQVKLKSGDLAKPVNDQLIELWEEWIRFPEVTWECHWNHMLRLIARHWFRDGEVLIKHIEGTSNSIDHGTLVPYSLEMIEADFLPFALNDQKKRIIHGVEKNAWRRPRAYYLYKEHPGNSHVLVTRQDVKRFAAEKILHLKIAKRISQTRGVSIFASVMTRMEDIKDYELSERLAAKVAASICAFIRKSLDGPASGLQVDEAGNRLMKMQPGMIFDNLLPGEEVGMIDSNRPNTMLEQFRNSQLRAVAAGTSTGYSSIAKDYNGTYSAQRQELVEQSVHYAVLREYFIERCVRPVWEKFVEMAVLSGQLKVPQNEINPRSLKKAGFQGPVMPWIDPQKEVTAEEKAVAAGFKSRAEVIRARGGNPQDTFEQIKQERNQEKEAGISFSTSSDDQQLSLFNQTQGESNDQENEDNTGKEESGNTDKDS, encoded by the coding sequence ATGACTAATATTATAGACAAAACAATAGAGGTAATCTCTCCGGAAGCGGCACTGCGCCGCGACACGGCACGCAAGGTGCTTAAAGCCCAGCGTGCCTATGAAGCAGCACAACCCTCCCGCCTGCGGAAAACCAAAACCGATCCAGGCAGCGGCGATGCAATCGTTGAACGTGCCGGAGAATCACTTCGTTTGCAGGCACGACACCTCGATGAGAATCACGATCTGGCCAGCGGTGTACTTGATTGCCTGGTTAATAACGTGGTGGGTCGTGGAATCAATATTGAGCCACAGGTAAAACTAAAAAGCGGAGATCTGGCCAAACCGGTCAATGATCAGCTGATAGAATTATGGGAAGAGTGGATTCGCTTCCCCGAAGTCACATGGGAATGCCACTGGAATCATATGCTGCGCTTGATTGCGCGGCACTGGTTTCGTGATGGTGAAGTGCTGATCAAGCATATTGAAGGCACGAGCAATTCCATCGATCACGGCACGCTGGTGCCATACTCGCTGGAAATGATCGAAGCGGATTTTCTGCCATTTGCCCTGAATGATCAGAAAAAACGTATCATCCATGGCGTGGAGAAAAACGCATGGCGCAGACCACGCGCTTATTATTTGTACAAAGAGCATCCGGGCAATTCTCATGTGCTGGTGACAAGACAAGATGTTAAGCGATTTGCAGCCGAAAAAATACTGCATCTGAAAATTGCTAAACGCATCAGCCAAACACGCGGTGTGTCCATCTTTGCCAGCGTGATGACACGTATGGAAGATATCAAAGATTACGAGCTTTCAGAACGGCTGGCGGCAAAGGTAGCGGCCAGTATCTGTGCGTTTATTCGTAAAAGCCTCGATGGCCCAGCCTCCGGCCTGCAGGTGGATGAAGCTGGTAATCGCCTCATGAAAATGCAGCCAGGTATGATTTTCGATAATCTACTGCCTGGTGAAGAAGTTGGCATGATTGACAGCAATCGTCCCAACACCATGCTGGAGCAATTCCGCAATTCGCAGCTTCGGGCGGTGGCCGCTGGCACAAGCACGGGCTATTCCTCCATTGCCAAGGATTATAACGGCACATATTCCGCGCAGCGGCAGGAGCTGGTGGAGCAGTCAGTGCATTACGCTGTTCTGCGAGAATATTTCATTGAGCGTTGTGTGCGGCCTGTCTGGGAAAAGTTTGTGGAAATGGCAGTGCTCTCCGGTCAGTTGAAAGTGCCGCAAAATGAGATTAACCCGCGCTCACTCAAAAAAGCAGGATTCCAGGGGCCAGTCATGCCGTGGATTGATCCACAGAAGGAAGTGACTGCCGAGGAAAAAGCCGTGGCTGCTGGTTTTAAATCCAGAGCTGAGGTCATTCGCGCTCGCGGTGGCAACCCTCAAGATACGTTTGAGCAAATTAAGCAGGAGCGTAATCAAGAGAAAGAAGCTGGCATTAGCTTTAGCACCAGCAGTGACGACCAACAACTCTCACTCTTTAACCAAACCCAAGGAGAATCCAATGACCAAGAAAATGAAGACAACACCGGAAAAGAAGAATCCGGAAATACTGACAAGGACAGTTGA
- a CDS encoding DUF6148 family protein, producing MALTLTQAQTSLDAWIAADLAVAKGQSYTMNGRSLTLANAKEIREQIQYWERRVSAFEQVAQQNNQAALADFSDD from the coding sequence ATGGCACTGACATTAACACAAGCGCAGACATCACTGGATGCGTGGATAGCAGCTGATCTCGCTGTGGCCAAAGGCCAGAGCTACACGATGAACGGTCGCTCCCTGACTTTGGCAAATGCCAAGGAAATCAGGGAACAGATTCAATATTGGGAACGCCGTGTTTCGGCTTTCGAACAGGTAGCCCAACAAAACAACCAAGCAGCATTAGCGGATTTTAGCGATGACTAA
- a CDS encoding DUF3489 domain-containing protein, with protein MTNVTITNAQHRVLEDAANFPESEIEKFTQHLPAGAQKSLIGALLKKECIEQRGDKHYITATGCNAVGREATPSNTPQQDSTPAEEPKRETKQSIIINLLSREEGTTLAELIDATGWKPHSVRGHLSNLRKKRGLPIETFTSGEGKHGYRLLPDQEAA; from the coding sequence ATGACAAACGTAACCATTACCAACGCACAGCACCGCGTATTGGAAGATGCTGCCAACTTTCCCGAAAGTGAAATCGAGAAATTCACCCAGCACCTTCCAGCCGGAGCACAAAAATCCTTGATCGGCGCACTACTTAAAAAAGAGTGCATCGAGCAACGTGGCGATAAACACTACATCACAGCAACGGGATGCAACGCGGTGGGACGCGAGGCAACACCAAGCAACACACCGCAGCAGGATTCAACGCCAGCAGAAGAGCCAAAGCGCGAAACCAAGCAATCGATTATCATTAATCTTTTGTCCCGCGAAGAAGGCACCACCCTGGCAGAGTTAATCGATGCCACCGGATGGAAGCCACACTCGGTACGCGGTCATCTATCCAATCTTCGCAAAAAACGCGGCTTGCCAATTGAGACCTTCACCAGCGGAGAAGGTAAGCATGGCTACCGACTTTTACCAGATCAAGAAGCGGCCTGA